One window of Acidobacteriota bacterium genomic DNA carries:
- the msbA gene encoding lipid A export permease/ATP-binding protein MsbA → MNPLLRLLGYARPYRGRFVVALLAMLVYGGASTWLLVLIQPIVDKVLIRQEAVARVAWSILLAYFLKGLGSYVSAYLMANVGQHVVRDIRDGLFRHTLGQSAAFFKSRSTGQLLSRLTNDVGQVQQVVSETMSDLLRESLAVVGFAGVLFYFNLGLALVCLTGAPLVLYPLVRLGQALRKTTRRSQEHLETMSHVATEAFTGLRIVKAFGAEDREGDRFGMATRALYRANMKVTAAVSMMPPIMELVGGVAIAAALWYGAREIAAQRMTEGQFFRCMGALLLMYGPLKKLSRVHANIQQAIAASQRIFELMDTHTEVPDERGAPRLAPLQHGIEFRDVTFEYEDGRGRTALGGVSFTVRAGQTVAVVGRSGAGKTSLVNLLPRFYDPSDGAILIDGVDIRRISLASLRDQIGMVTQETVLFDDTVADNIAYGRPGAGPDEIEAAARAARAHDFVTAMPARYQTRIGERGQRLSGGQRQRLAIARAILKNSPILILDEATSSLDSESEALVQDALANLMRDRTSFVIAHRLSTVQRADLIVVLETGRVVEVGRHDELMARPDGVYAGLYELQFAGSRRKGSTRDRLIPGRVAGES, encoded by the coding sequence GTGAATCCGCTGCTGCGACTGCTCGGGTACGCACGCCCGTATCGGGGCCGATTCGTCGTGGCCCTGCTCGCGATGCTCGTGTACGGTGGCGCGTCCACCTGGCTGCTGGTCCTTATCCAACCGATCGTCGACAAGGTGCTGATTCGACAGGAAGCCGTCGCCAGGGTTGCATGGTCGATTCTGCTCGCGTATTTCCTGAAAGGTCTTGGATCGTACGTTTCGGCCTACCTGATGGCGAACGTCGGGCAGCACGTGGTGCGCGACATCCGCGACGGCCTGTTTCGCCACACGCTCGGGCAGTCGGCCGCCTTCTTCAAGTCGCGAAGCACTGGGCAGCTCCTGTCGAGGCTGACCAACGACGTCGGCCAGGTTCAGCAGGTGGTGTCGGAAACGATGAGCGATCTGCTGCGGGAGTCGCTCGCCGTTGTCGGGTTCGCGGGCGTGTTGTTCTATTTCAACCTCGGACTGGCGCTGGTATGCCTGACCGGCGCGCCGCTGGTGCTGTATCCACTCGTTCGGCTCGGTCAAGCCTTGCGCAAGACGACGAGAAGGAGCCAGGAACACCTGGAGACGATGTCGCACGTCGCAACTGAAGCGTTCACGGGATTGCGGATCGTCAAGGCGTTTGGCGCGGAGGACCGCGAGGGGGACAGGTTCGGTATGGCCACGCGGGCGCTGTACCGGGCGAACATGAAGGTGACGGCCGCGGTGTCGATGATGCCGCCCATCATGGAGTTGGTTGGTGGTGTGGCGATTGCGGCGGCGCTGTGGTACGGCGCCCGGGAGATTGCGGCCCAGCGCATGACAGAGGGCCAGTTCTTCCGGTGTATGGGTGCGCTGCTCCTGATGTACGGCCCCCTCAAGAAGCTGAGTCGCGTTCACGCCAATATTCAGCAGGCGATCGCCGCATCGCAGCGGATCTTCGAGTTGATGGATACGCACACGGAGGTGCCGGATGAACGCGGAGCCCCGCGACTGGCGCCCCTGCAACACGGCATCGAGTTTCGCGACGTGACGTTCGAGTACGAGGATGGGCGGGGCCGAACGGCGCTGGGAGGCGTGTCGTTCACCGTGCGCGCCGGTCAGACGGTGGCGGTGGTTGGCCGAAGCGGTGCCGGCAAGACCAGTCTCGTCAATCTTCTCCCGCGGTTCTACGATCCATCTGATGGCGCGATCCTTATTGACGGCGTGGACATCCGGCGGATCAGCCTGGCCTCATTGCGGGACCAGATCGGGATGGTGACGCAGGAGACGGTGCTGTTTGACGATACCGTCGCCGACAATATTGCGTACGGCCGTCCGGGGGCGGGTCCCGACGAAATCGAAGCGGCCGCGCGGGCAGCCCGGGCCCACGATTTTGTTACGGCGATGCCCGCACGGTACCAGACGAGGATTGGCGAACGCGGCCAGCGGTTGTCTGGCGGACAGCGACAGCGCCTCGCGATTGCGCGGGCGATCCTGAAGAACTCGCCGATCCTGATTCTCGACGAGGCGACCTCATCGCTCGATTCCGAATCCGAGGCGCTCGTGCAGGATGCGTTGGCCAACCTGATGCGCGATCGAACGTCGTTTGTCATCGCGCATCGCCTGTCGACGGTTCAACGGGCCGATCTGATTGTGGTCCTCGAAACCGGTCGCGTCGTGGAAGTTGGCCGGCACGATGAGCTGATGGCGCGTCCCGATGGGGTGTACGCTGGGTTGTACGAGTTGCAGTTCGCCGGCTCGCGCCGGAAAGGCAGCACCCGGGACCGACTGATTCCGGGCCGAGTGGCAGGAGAATCCTGA
- the gmk gene encoding guanylate kinase, with amino-acid sequence MSSSPTRRGQLFIVSAPSGTGKTTVVETLVELMPHLRMSRSYTSRQTRMGEADGVDYNFVSRQRFEAMIAGDQFLEWADIYGNLYGTSQVDTERIQSDGDDLVLVIDVQGARKIRRRGVPVVAVFVMPPSLDVLESRLRGRCTDSEAQIQRRLEVAREEIRAFREYDFVVVNDEVGASVEQLCAIVTAARLTLAAATPAAERIAATFDVPGHVE; translated from the coding sequence ATGTCGAGTAGCCCAACGCGGCGGGGACAACTGTTTATTGTGTCGGCACCCTCCGGCACAGGGAAGACGACCGTCGTCGAGACGTTGGTCGAGTTGATGCCGCATCTGCGGATGTCACGCTCCTACACCAGTCGCCAGACGCGGATGGGCGAGGCGGACGGGGTGGACTACAACTTCGTGTCCCGCCAGCGCTTCGAAGCGATGATTGCAGGCGATCAATTTCTCGAGTGGGCCGATATCTACGGCAATCTGTACGGAACATCCCAGGTTGATACCGAGCGCATACAATCGGACGGGGACGATCTGGTTCTGGTCATCGACGTGCAGGGCGCCCGGAAGATCCGCCGCCGGGGCGTTCCCGTTGTGGCGGTGTTCGTCATGCCGCCGTCGCTCGACGTCCTCGAATCGCGACTGAGAGGCCGGTGCACAGACAGTGAAGCGCAGATCCAGCGTCGCCTCGAGGTGGCCCGGGAAGAAATCAGGGCCTTCCGTGAATACGATTTCGTAGTCGTCAATGACGAGGTCGGCGCGTCGGTCGAGCAGCTTTGCGCGATCGTGACAGCTGCGCGTCTGACTCTGGCGGCCGCGACGCCGGCGGCGGAACGCATCGCCGCGACGTTTGACGTGCCGGGACACGTGGAGTAA
- the coaBC gene encoding bifunctional phosphopantothenoylcysteine decarboxylase/phosphopantothenate--cysteine ligase CoaBC, with amino-acid sequence MALIALGITGGIGAYKAVEVARGLQKRGHDVVAIMTRNARRFIGPVTFEAITKRRVVTTQWAAGANADIEHIALASSIELLVVAPATANILGKFAAGIADDFLSTLYLATPAPVLVAPAMNSHMLEHPATAANLKVLAERGVHILQPDSGYLACGWTGKGRLAEPESIVEAAIRILQPRRTLDGRKVLVTAGPTFEDLDPVRFLGNRSSGKMGFAIAAEAVRRGADVTLVAGPTSVTPPDVSELVRVRSAVQMRDAVMTRLAVADVVVMAAAVADYQPAHQEAHKIAKTAESLTVTLTRTPDILAEIGRWRKEHGGHQPVIVGFAAETQDAVARAKHKLAAKGADLIVANDVLQDGAGFESDTNIVTLIGPNSSEPLPIQSKVSIAGLILDRIEARLGDRDPVQP; translated from the coding sequence ATGGCTCTGATAGCGCTCGGGATAACAGGCGGCATCGGGGCGTACAAAGCCGTCGAAGTGGCGAGGGGTCTTCAGAAACGCGGCCACGACGTCGTGGCGATCATGACGAGGAACGCCCGGCGATTCATCGGCCCGGTGACCTTCGAGGCGATCACGAAACGGCGTGTCGTGACGACCCAGTGGGCGGCGGGCGCCAACGCGGATATCGAACACATCGCGCTCGCCTCGTCTATCGAGTTGCTGGTGGTCGCGCCGGCCACGGCCAACATCCTGGGCAAATTCGCGGCGGGCATCGCGGACGATTTTTTGTCGACGCTGTACCTGGCGACGCCTGCGCCGGTGCTGGTCGCTCCGGCGATGAACAGCCACATGCTCGAGCATCCGGCGACCGCAGCAAACCTGAAGGTGCTGGCCGAGCGAGGGGTGCATATCCTGCAGCCTGATTCCGGGTACCTGGCCTGTGGTTGGACCGGCAAGGGTCGTCTCGCTGAGCCGGAAAGCATCGTCGAGGCCGCCATACGGATTCTGCAACCGCGTCGCACGCTCGATGGACGCAAGGTCCTCGTGACGGCTGGGCCGACGTTTGAGGATCTCGACCCGGTCCGGTTCCTCGGCAATCGATCGAGCGGGAAGATGGGGTTTGCCATCGCCGCCGAAGCGGTGCGGCGTGGCGCCGACGTCACCCTGGTGGCTGGTCCGACATCGGTGACGCCACCTGATGTCTCCGAACTGGTCCGCGTCCGCAGCGCGGTGCAGATGCGAGACGCGGTGATGACGCGCCTGGCCGTGGCCGATGTCGTGGTGATGGCGGCCGCGGTCGCCGACTACCAGCCCGCGCATCAGGAGGCCCACAAGATCGCAAAGACGGCCGAGTCGCTCACCGTGACGCTCACGCGCACGCCGGACATTCTGGCCGAGATCGGCCGGTGGCGGAAGGAGCACGGCGGGCATCAGCCGGTCATCGTGGGGTTCGCGGCCGAGACGCAGGATGCGGTGGCCCGTGCAAAGCATAAGCTTGCCGCGAAGGGCGCTGATCTGATCGTGGCCAACGACGTGCTGCAGGATGGGGCCGGCTTTGAATCCGACACCAACATCGTCACCCTGATTGGTCCGAACTCGAGTGAGCCGTTGCCCATCCAGTCGAAGGTCTCCATCGCCGGACTGATTCTTGACCGGATTGAAGCCCGGCTCGGAGACCGTGACCCGGTGCAACCGTAG
- a CDS encoding uracil-DNA glycosylase, translated as MSQTDDRAQLAEHLRFLGELGVAGVSRDPAWRRRVESPVAHESGSPESPLDGESGGAGGAVMETLEMVRADIGDCTRCKLHRLGRTQVVYGVGNPNADLMFVGEAPGHDEDVQGIPFVGRAGQLLTKIIEAIELTRDQVYIANVIKCRPPENRNPEPDEVDTCEPFLFRQVQIIKPKVIVALGTFAARTLLKTTEPISKLRGRFYTYGDAALIATFHPAFLLRSPDRKRDVWDDMKKVRAVLRGDTADTPA; from the coding sequence ATGAGTCAGACCGATGACAGGGCGCAGCTCGCCGAGCATCTGAGGTTTCTCGGAGAGTTAGGGGTAGCGGGTGTTTCACGCGATCCTGCATGGCGTCGGCGTGTCGAGTCGCCGGTCGCTCACGAGAGTGGGAGTCCCGAGTCTCCACTGGATGGCGAGTCGGGCGGGGCGGGTGGAGCGGTGATGGAAACCCTCGAGATGGTTCGCGCCGACATCGGCGATTGCACACGATGCAAACTGCACCGGCTGGGCCGGACCCAAGTGGTATATGGCGTAGGTAACCCGAATGCCGATCTGATGTTCGTTGGCGAGGCTCCGGGCCACGACGAAGATGTGCAGGGTATTCCGTTTGTCGGCCGGGCGGGACAGTTGCTGACGAAGATCATTGAAGCCATCGAGTTGACGCGCGACCAGGTGTATATCGCGAACGTCATCAAGTGCCGCCCGCCCGAGAACAGAAACCCCGAGCCGGATGAGGTCGATACCTGCGAACCGTTCCTGTTCCGGCAGGTGCAGATCATCAAGCCGAAGGTCATCGTGGCGCTGGGCACATTTGCCGCCCGCACGCTCCTGAAAACAACTGAGCCGATCTCGAAACTGCGCGGCCGCTTCTACACGTACGGCGACGCGGCGTTGATTGCGACCTTTCATCCCGCCTTCCTGCTTCGCAGCCCCGACAGGAAGCGCGACGTGTGGGACGACATGAAGAAGGTGCGCGCCGTGCTGCGTGGCGACACCGCCGATACGCCGGCGTAG
- a CDS encoding YicC family protein, which translates to MMKSMTGFASVTREDEGASIGVTVRSVNHRYLDVQLRLPQSLSSIEPRIRGVVQQRVARGRVEVAISIQLRQPPKLEIELNEAFATALASAMARARAVGLVEGALQPGDIMRFPQALTVREQAAELDADAAAAIEVGILGAVEQALQELDVMRRREGALLQHDLDARKAAVANLMERVAGLAQAGEHTLRDRLGARIAEMTTDLAVDRSSVAQEIVRFVSRSDISEELVRFRAHVTQWTSLAAGPEPCGRKLDFLLQEMNREVNTTGSKADGEGVPELVISIKAELEKMREQVQNVE; encoded by the coding sequence ATGATGAAGAGCATGACGGGCTTCGCGAGCGTCACACGCGAGGATGAGGGCGCGAGCATCGGCGTGACCGTACGGAGCGTGAATCATCGGTACCTGGATGTGCAACTGCGTCTTCCTCAGTCCCTGAGTTCCATCGAGCCGAGGATTCGCGGTGTGGTCCAGCAGCGCGTGGCGCGGGGGCGCGTCGAGGTCGCGATCTCCATCCAGCTCAGACAGCCGCCGAAGCTCGAGATCGAGTTGAACGAGGCGTTCGCGACCGCGCTGGCCAGTGCGATGGCGCGGGCCAGGGCCGTCGGACTGGTCGAAGGCGCGTTGCAGCCGGGCGACATCATGCGTTTTCCCCAGGCGTTGACCGTTCGAGAGCAGGCCGCGGAACTGGACGCCGACGCCGCCGCGGCGATCGAGGTCGGAATCCTGGGCGCGGTCGAGCAGGCGCTGCAGGAGTTGGACGTCATGCGCCGCCGGGAGGGGGCTCTTCTCCAGCACGACCTGGATGCGCGCAAAGCGGCTGTCGCCAACCTGATGGAACGTGTCGCGGGGCTGGCGCAGGCAGGGGAGCACACGCTCCGGGATCGGCTGGGCGCGCGGATCGCCGAAATGACGACGGATCTCGCGGTTGACCGCAGTTCGGTCGCGCAGGAGATCGTGCGCTTCGTCTCGCGTTCCGACATCAGCGAGGAGTTGGTGCGCTTCCGGGCGCATGTGACGCAGTGGACGTCGCTGGCCGCTGGACCAGAGCCGTGCGGCCGCAAGCTGGACTTCCTGCTGCAGGAAATGAACCGCGAAGTCAATACGACCGGTTCGAAAGCCGATGGGGAGGGGGTTCCGGAACTGGTGATTTCGATCAAGGCGGAACTCGAGAAGATGCGGGAACAGGTACAGAATGTCGAGTAG
- a CDS encoding UDP-glucose/GDP-mannose dehydrogenase family protein produces MKLAVVGAGYVGLVAGACFAETGNDVVCVDKDEAKIRLLRKGKMPIFEPGLEEVVKRNVADKRLTFTTQLPKAVRSASVIFIAVGTPQGEDGSADLQQVLGVAREIAKAMNGYKVIVDKSTVPVGTASRVREIIRRETTYPFSVVSNPEFLKQGAAVDDFFKPDRVVIGAEDEKAAEVMRNLYSPFTRTGAPIMVMDCASAELCKYAANALLATKISFMNEIANICELFGADVDQVRRAVGSDHRIGPSFLFPGTGYGGSCFPKDVKAIIKFTADKGYDFRIVKAVDAVNQSQKSVLASKMEKHLGSLKGKTIAVWGLSFKPRTDDMREAPAVVLIERLLAAGAKVQAFDPEAMPVAKQLFGTRIVLAPTSYKALEGADAMALVTEWNEFREPDFAKMRKAMKTPLIFDGRNIYTREVMRTHGFQYFSIGR; encoded by the coding sequence ATGAAACTGGCTGTCGTAGGTGCAGGTTACGTCGGGTTGGTCGCCGGGGCGTGTTTTGCGGAAACCGGAAATGATGTCGTATGCGTCGACAAGGACGAGGCGAAGATCAGGCTGCTCCGGAAGGGGAAGATGCCCATTTTCGAGCCTGGGCTCGAAGAGGTCGTCAAGCGGAACGTCGCGGACAAGCGCCTGACGTTTACGACCCAGTTGCCCAAAGCGGTGCGATCGGCGTCGGTCATCTTCATTGCGGTCGGCACCCCGCAAGGTGAGGACGGCTCGGCCGACCTCCAGCAGGTGCTCGGTGTCGCCCGCGAAATCGCGAAGGCGATGAACGGTTACAAGGTGATCGTCGACAAGAGCACGGTTCCTGTTGGCACGGCCAGCCGGGTGCGGGAGATCATCCGGCGCGAGACCACGTATCCGTTCAGTGTGGTCAGCAACCCCGAGTTCCTGAAGCAGGGCGCCGCAGTTGACGATTTCTTCAAGCCCGACCGCGTCGTGATTGGCGCCGAGGACGAAAAGGCCGCCGAGGTCATGCGAAACCTGTACAGCCCGTTTACGCGCACCGGCGCGCCCATCATGGTGATGGACTGCGCCAGCGCGGAACTCTGCAAGTACGCGGCAAATGCGCTGCTGGCGACGAAGATCTCGTTCATGAACGAAATCGCGAACATCTGTGAGTTGTTCGGCGCCGACGTCGACCAGGTTCGACGCGCGGTCGGCTCAGACCACCGGATTGGCCCGTCGTTCCTGTTCCCAGGCACGGGCTACGGCGGGAGCTGCTTCCCGAAGGACGTCAAGGCGATCATCAAGTTTACGGCCGACAAGGGCTACGACTTCCGCATTGTCAAAGCCGTCGATGCCGTCAATCAGTCGCAGAAATCGGTCCTGGCCTCCAAGATGGAGAAGCATCTTGGGTCGTTGAAAGGGAAGACGATTGCGGTCTGGGGGCTGTCGTTCAAGCCCCGCACTGACGACATGCGCGAGGCCCCGGCGGTTGTGCTCATCGAACGCCTCCTGGCGGCGGGAGCGAAGGTCCAGGCGTTCGACCCCGAGGCGATGCCAGTCGCGAAGCAGCTGTTCGGGACCAGGATCGTGCTGGCACCGACCAGCTACAAGGCGCTCGAGGGCGCCGACGCCATGGCGCTGGTGACCGAGTGGAACGAGTTCCGAGAACCGGACTTCGCGAAGATGCGCAAGGCGATGAAGACGCCGCTCATCTTCGATGGCCGCAACATCTATACCCGCGAGGTGATGCGGACGCATGGCTTCCAGTACTTCAGCATCGGCCGCTAA
- the priA gene encoding primosomal protein N': MLRLASVAVPVPALGLLTYRVPPELDAPAIGSRVLVPLGTRTVTGCVVSTDSLEDDDDRVRGGTLRDIIDLLDEDAFLPGSVVRLALWVAEYYACGPGEAIAAAVPPMAWVESRRIVTLTDAGLRRLEELPGDSSSAMQHAALKVLVGGRGLPVSSLRSRLAKELGGQVRVPMNALVRTLERAGLISAAQVLEGERRAYKTTRVVRATAQGLDVARGLESGASVAGLGPRQQEALRALASAPDGLPTSALVERQLAPDGLRRLATRGLVTIHRVPLDRDPFEGPWGRHVAPALADARARELTAEQASALERLTGLCAPPAFRVALVHGVTGSGKTELYLRLAEHVLAASRRTLVLVPEIALTPAVALAFRLRFGDRVAIQHSGLSDGERHDQWQRIRRNDVDIVVGTRSAIFAPLSSVGLIVVDEEHDGSYKQQDTPRYNGRDLAIVRGQQEGALVVLGSATPSMESFQHASRGRYELIPLERRVLDRPLAAVRTINMRDEFAEVGPGVILSRALSEAVAGRLSRKEQVLLLLNRRGYSTAVFCRQCGGTVECPNCSVSLVVHARSGAACHYCNYNARVPRTCPACGGPFLEQLGFGTERVEADVRAAFPAARVARLDRDSVRHRGAIPDLLNRFGAGQIDILIGTQMIAKGHDFPRVTLVGVISADVGLGLADFRASERTFQLLTQVVGRAGRGEILGDAIIQTIYPEHYSIRHACRQDYGAFFKEELHFRRAMRYPPVVALINAVVRGPSYAKASSDAADLAGRVRAAAAPGSAFTVLGPAPAPLARLKGEHRAQFFVKGTPAMRRAMRDAVRGALDARPDLRRKTTIDVDPLSVL; the protein is encoded by the coding sequence ATGTTGCGTCTTGCCTCGGTGGCCGTTCCGGTTCCTGCCCTCGGCCTCCTCACGTACCGTGTTCCCCCGGAGCTGGATGCGCCAGCCATCGGCAGTCGCGTCCTGGTGCCGCTTGGCACCAGGACGGTCACCGGGTGCGTGGTCTCGACCGATTCGCTTGAGGATGACGACGATCGCGTGCGCGGCGGGACACTCCGCGACATCATCGACCTGCTGGACGAGGACGCGTTTCTGCCGGGTTCGGTTGTCAGACTGGCGTTGTGGGTAGCGGAATACTACGCGTGCGGACCAGGCGAAGCCATCGCCGCCGCCGTCCCGCCGATGGCCTGGGTTGAAAGCCGACGAATCGTGACGTTGACCGACGCCGGTCTTCGGCGTCTCGAGGAGTTGCCTGGCGACAGCAGTTCGGCGATGCAACATGCCGCACTGAAAGTGCTGGTTGGAGGCCGCGGACTCCCGGTATCGTCGCTCCGCAGCCGTCTGGCGAAGGAACTCGGCGGACAGGTCCGGGTGCCGATGAACGCGCTGGTCCGCACGCTCGAGCGCGCGGGTCTCATCTCCGCGGCCCAGGTTCTGGAAGGGGAGCGGCGGGCGTACAAGACCACCCGCGTGGTGCGTGCCACGGCACAGGGACTCGATGTGGCGCGCGGCCTGGAATCCGGCGCGTCGGTCGCCGGGCTCGGTCCCAGACAGCAGGAGGCCCTGCGTGCTCTGGCGTCGGCGCCGGACGGACTGCCCACCTCGGCGCTGGTTGAACGGCAATTGGCGCCAGACGGGCTGAGACGCCTGGCGACCAGAGGGCTGGTGACGATTCACCGAGTGCCCCTCGACCGCGATCCGTTCGAAGGGCCGTGGGGACGACACGTCGCACCAGCGCTGGCCGACGCGCGGGCTCGCGAGCTGACGGCCGAACAGGCGTCGGCGCTCGAGCGCCTGACCGGGTTGTGCGCGCCGCCGGCGTTTCGCGTCGCACTGGTGCACGGTGTGACCGGCAGCGGGAAGACGGAACTCTACTTGCGCCTGGCCGAACACGTGCTGGCGGCTTCGCGACGGACCCTCGTGCTGGTTCCGGAGATTGCGCTGACACCGGCCGTTGCCCTGGCGTTCCGCCTTCGATTCGGGGACCGCGTGGCCATTCAGCACAGCGGGTTGTCCGATGGCGAACGTCACGACCAGTGGCAGCGGATTCGACGCAACGACGTCGACATCGTCGTCGGTACGCGCTCGGCCATCTTCGCCCCGTTGTCGTCAGTGGGTTTGATTGTCGTCGACGAGGAGCACGACGGCTCCTACAAGCAGCAGGACACACCCCGGTACAACGGTCGCGATCTGGCCATCGTCCGCGGTCAGCAGGAAGGCGCGCTGGTCGTACTCGGGTCAGCCACTCCGTCGATGGAATCGTTCCAGCATGCGTCGCGCGGCCGGTACGAGCTGATTCCTCTCGAACGACGCGTCCTCGACCGGCCGCTGGCCGCCGTGCGCACCATCAACATGCGTGACGAGTTCGCCGAGGTTGGCCCCGGCGTCATTCTGAGTCGCGCGCTGAGCGAAGCGGTCGCCGGCAGGTTGAGCCGCAAAGAGCAGGTGTTGCTGCTGCTGAATCGGCGAGGCTATTCCACGGCCGTGTTCTGCCGGCAATGCGGCGGGACGGTGGAGTGTCCCAACTGCAGCGTCTCGCTCGTGGTGCACGCCCGGAGCGGTGCCGCGTGCCATTACTGCAACTACAACGCGCGGGTGCCGCGAACATGCCCGGCGTGTGGCGGACCGTTTCTTGAGCAGCTCGGATTCGGCACAGAGCGGGTTGAGGCGGACGTGCGGGCGGCGTTTCCCGCCGCGCGGGTGGCGCGCCTCGACCGCGACAGTGTCCGGCATCGCGGGGCCATTCCTGACCTGCTGAACCGGTTTGGTGCGGGGCAGATCGACATCCTGATCGGCACCCAGATGATCGCGAAGGGCCACGACTTCCCGCGGGTGACGTTGGTCGGCGTCATCTCCGCCGATGTCGGGCTCGGCCTGGCGGATTTTCGCGCCTCGGAGCGAACGTTTCAGTTGCTGACGCAGGTGGTGGGCCGTGCCGGGCGAGGCGAAATCCTGGGCGACGCCATCATCCAGACGATCTATCCGGAACATTACAGTATCCGTCATGCGTGCCGGCAGGACTACGGCGCGTTCTTCAAAGAAGAGCTGCACTTCCGCCGGGCGATGCGGTATCCGCCGGTCGTCGCCCTGATCAACGCGGTGGTGCGGGGGCCGTCCTATGCAAAAGCCAGCAGCGATGCCGCCGACCTGGCGGGGCGGGTGCGCGCCGCCGCCGCGCCGGGCTCGGCGTTCACCGTGCTCGGGCCGGCGCCAGCACCACTGGCCCGGCTCAAGGGCGAGCATCGGGCGCAGTTCTTCGTCAAAGGTACACCGGCCATGCGGCGAGCGATGCGGGACGCCGTGCGGGGGGCGCTCGATGCACGCCCGGACCTTCGGCGAAAAACCACGATTGATGTGGACCCGCTGAGCGTGCTCTAG
- the galE gene encoding UDP-glucose 4-epimerase GalE — protein MASSTSASAAKVGAVLVTGGAGYIGSHVAKALAATGRRVVVIDNLSNGHRGAVRWGELVVADVHDVARVRETIRRHEVSAVMHFAASLLVGESVRDPIGYYANNVGGTLAVLEAMVGESVSRFVFSSTAAVYGEPAETPITENHPTRPINAYGETKLAVERALAHFERAYGIRSVSLRYFNAAGSDPDGELGEEHRPEVHLIPRAVEAALGGPALQVFGTDYPTPDGTCLRDYVHVSDLARAHLLALEHLDDQGATGVYNLGIGKPFSVQDVINSVERVSGRRVPTERASRRPGDPGVLFASSERIRTELGWRPEFVDLDGMVESAWQWRRAHPHGIQEEAVR, from the coding sequence ATGGCTTCCAGTACTTCAGCATCGGCCGCTAAGGTGGGGGCCGTCCTTGTCACCGGAGGGGCGGGCTACATCGGGAGCCACGTCGCCAAGGCGCTCGCCGCCACGGGCCGGCGCGTCGTCGTCATTGACAATCTGTCGAACGGGCATCGGGGTGCCGTCCGCTGGGGTGAGCTGGTTGTCGCCGACGTCCACGATGTGGCACGGGTTCGCGAGACGATTCGGCGGCACGAGGTGTCGGCCGTGATGCACTTCGCGGCCTCGCTGCTGGTGGGCGAATCGGTGCGAGACCCGATCGGCTATTACGCCAACAATGTTGGCGGGACGCTGGCCGTGCTGGAGGCCATGGTTGGGGAGTCGGTCAGCCGGTTCGTGTTTTCGTCGACGGCGGCGGTCTATGGCGAACCCGCCGAAACGCCGATCACCGAAAACCATCCGACGCGCCCGATCAACGCGTACGGCGAGACCAAGCTTGCCGTTGAACGCGCGCTCGCTCACTTTGAGCGCGCCTACGGCATCCGGAGTGTTTCGTTGCGCTATTTTAATGCGGCAGGCAGCGATCCTGATGGCGAACTGGGAGAGGAACACCGGCCTGAGGTGCATCTGATTCCGCGTGCCGTCGAAGCCGCGCTGGGCGGTCCCGCTCTTCAGGTGTTCGGCACTGACTATCCGACGCCGGACGGGACATGCCTCAGGGACTACGTCCACGTGAGCGATCTCGCCCGCGCACATCTGCTGGCGCTGGAACACCTGGACGATCAGGGTGCCACCGGGGTGTACAACCTTGGTATTGGCAAGCCGTTTTCGGTGCAGGACGTGATCAATTCAGTCGAACGAGTGAGTGGCAGGCGGGTGCCAACCGAACGGGCGTCTCGGCGTCCAGGAGACCCGGGTGTCCTGTTCGCCTCGAGCGAGCGCATTCGGACTGAGCTGGGGTGGCGCCCGGAATTTGTTGATCTGGACGGCATGGTGGAGAGCGCGTGGCAATGGCGACGGGCTCATCCACACGGGATTCAGGAGGAGGCGGTGCGTTGA